Proteins from a single region of Coregonus clupeaformis isolate EN_2021a chromosome 35, ASM2061545v1, whole genome shotgun sequence:
- the ttc17 gene encoding tetratricopeptide repeat protein 17 isoform X2, which translates to MADFRKISPGSLPYVNVSRKVSVQGKVFILLCIILAEPGGATTHWVVTEDGKIQQQVDSPLNLKHPHDLVIFMRQETRVNYLKKLELVAQKIHIEENEDRDTGLEQRHYKEDADCVTAKVPLGDLDLYDGTYISLESKDISPEDYVDLRSPLPPDLEKPDCARVFELPYSIHGFQHLRGVQERVNLTSPLLSKEDPIFGSLSHKLGRSIDEVGHRIQQGLLRNSSSWVLYDLASFYWRIKNEPRQAVDCVLRALHFSPRLHKDLALVNMANILHRAHFSADAAILAHAALDLTSDLLTSHYTLGNIYAMLGEYNHSVLCYEQALQAQQGFEQALRRKHAVLCQQKLEQRLEAQHRSLQRTLNELKEYQKQHDNYLHQQEALDKYKLLQEEQILRNIIHETQMAKEAQLGNHQMCHLGQQQSSLFCPFDLPVRYHRGDLFEHVHHIQFGEEVSVAGSVALVSEPSINQTTSPDLHPSVSGDPEPAALWGHQASPTEDIQRLLWPRRADCAHEFPGIPPAHLLPTFYLPPDTQGLSLQTVLYGTGPPPSSLATPDCGPLPQPPPADLPASVGWPMEDKELPDPHATQVLLSRSRGWSLEQAGTSIAQAMKKASAPGWLLQNEAALFWRAKGNGTSSLQCLRHSLASAPPPQRHLPLVNAANLLLRHGLSAHAHTLLEDALALNASEPHTLLSLVSVNLAQGNVTGALDLFRHTLALSASCAQCRASLPLLRCLQFYPFLYNLQRSPCPQGAVCVGEEDVTLQLDEWEAGRGQKQQKDPTTTAAQALPVSTVEEALLFQKVVLDSNGSGEAAQQQPGGGGGGGGGERDEEEWQLKEELMGAFEGALDVGGKRGDLRGIRVLKNDRVMGAGRSGGGPCFGNCEDDEGAEWITFQVKRVRKPKADIPDGWGSAEDTLQGETLLPGGHSVLEISGPTIPSPGPSGRWRDYTSLGWPGPEECQRTRRVDLTTVASTWLAVSAKNIDITEHIDFATPLQEPAVEPLCNANLATSMHTLDHLSGVANRAAIHYTGESQLREVLQNLGKDKFSPQSFEQVGTRIAKVLEKNQTSWVLSSMSALYWRVKGQGKRAIDCLRQALHYAPHHMKDVPLISLANIFQNARLWDDALTVARMAVEIAPHFVVNHFTLANVYIAMEEFEKAMRWYESTLRLQPEFAPAKDRLRTIQCYLLTKKDRHLP; encoded by the exons ATGGCTGACTTCAGGAAAATCAGTCCTGGGTCTCTGCCCTATGTTAACGTTTCGCGAAAAGTGTCTGTTCAAGGGAAAGTTTTTATCCTCCTATGTATAATATTGGCCGAACCCGGAGGAGCTACCACCCACTGGGTTGTCACTGAAGATGGAAAGATTCAACAGCAA GTTGACTCTCCTTTGAATCTTAAACATCCACATGACCTTGTCATCTTCATGCGACAGGAGACCCGTGTCAACTACCTGAAGAAGTTAGAG CTTGTCGCTCAGAAGATTCACATTGAGGAGAATGAGGACAGGGACACTGGCTTGGAGCAGAGGCACTATAAAGAGGATGCCGACTGTGTCACGGCTAAAGTTCCCCTGGGAGACTTGGATCTCTACGATGGTACCTACATCTCTCTGGAGAGTAAAGACATCAG CCCTGAGGATTACGTAGATTTGAGGTCCCCTCTACCCCCGGATCTGGAGAAGCCTGACTGTGCCAGAGTATTTGAGCTCCCGTATAGTATCCACGGTTTCCAGCATCTCCGG GGCGTGCAAGAGCGGGTGAACCTCAcatctcctctgctctctaaagAGGACCCCATTTTTGGCTCCCTGTCCCACAAACTGGGCCGCAGCATTGACGAGGTGGGCCATCGAATCCAGCAGGGCCTGCTGAGG AACTCGTCGTCCTGGGTGCTGTATGACCTGGCGTCGTTCTACTGGCGGATAAAGAACGAGCCCAGGCAGGCGGTGGACTGTGTTCTCCGTGCCCTGCACTTCTCACCCAG GCTGCACAAGGACTTGGCACTGGTGAACATGGCCAACATCCTGCACCGGGCCCACTTCTCTGCTGATGCTGCCATCCTGGCTCACGCTGCCCTggacctgacctctgaccttctcaCCAGCCACTACACCCTGGGCAACATCTACGCA ATGCTGGGGGAGTACAACCACTCAGTGCTGTGCTATGAGCAGGCCCTCCAGGCCCAGCAGGGCTTTGAGCAGGCCCTGAGGAGGAAGCACGCCGTCCTCTGTCAGCAGAAACTGGAGCAGCGCCTGGAGGCCCAACACAG gtCTCTGCAGCGCACGCTGAACGAGCTGAAGGAATACCAGAAACAGCATGACAACTACCTCCATCAGCAGGAGGCCCTGGACAAATACAAGCTGCTTCAGGAAGAGCAGATCCTCCGCAACATCATCCATGAGACCCAGATGGCCAAGGAGGCACAGCTGG GCAACCACCAGATGTGTCATCTGGGCCAGCAACAGAGCAGCCTCTTCTGCCCCTTCGACCTGCCGGTGCGTTATCACCGTGGAGACCTGTTTGAGCACGTCCACCACATCCAGTTTGGAGAGGAGGTGTCTGTGGCGGGCAGCGTGGCTCTGGTGTCGGAGCCAAGCATCAACCAGACCACCAGCCCCGACCTCCACCCCTCTGTGTCCGGAGACCCCGAGCCTGCAGCCCTCTGGGGCCACCAGGCCTCCCCCACCGAA gacattcagaggctgctGTGGCCTCGGAGGGCTGACTGTGCTCATGAGTTTCCTGGCATCCCCCCCGCCCACCTACTACCCACCTTCTACCTCCCACCTGACACACAGGGCCTCAG CCTTCAGACTGTGCTGTATGGTACcggaccccctccctcctccctggccACCCCAGACTGTGGCCCTCTGCCCCAGCCCCCTCCAGCTGACCTGCCTGCCTCTGTGGGCTGGCCCATGGAGGACAAGGAGTTGCCAGACCCCCATGCCAcccag gtgctgCTGTCTCGCAGCAGAGGCTGGAGTTTGGAGCAGGCTGGTACCAGCATAGCCCAAGCCATGAAGAAG gctaGCGCCCCTGGCTGGTTGCTCCAGAACGAGGCGGCTTTGTTCTGGCGGGCGAAGGGTAACGGTACCAGCTCACTGCAATGTCTGCGCCACTCCCTGGCCTCGGCTCCGCCCCCTCAGCGCCACCTGCCCCTCGTCAATGCTGCCAACCTGCTTCTGCGCCACGGCCTCAGCGCCCACGCACACACGCTGCTGGAGGACGCCCTGGCACTCAACGCCTCCGaa CCCCACACTCTACTGAGCCTGGTGAGTGTGAATCTGGCCCAGGGCAACGTGACGGGCGCCCTGGACCTGTTCCGCCACACCCTGGCCCTCTCTGCCAGTTGTGCCCAGTGCCGTGCCAGCCTGCCCCTTCTGCGCTGCCTACAGTTCTACCCCTTCCTATACAACCTGCAGCGCTCGCCATGTCCGC aggGTGCTGTGTGTGTCGGAGAGGAGGATGTGACTCTACAGCTAGATGAATGGGAGGCTGGCAGGGGACAGAAACAGCAGAAGGACCCCACCACCACGGCTGCCCAGGCTCTGCCCGTCTCCACTGTGGAGGAAGCTCTCCTGTTTCAGA AGGTGGTGCTGGACAGTAACGGCTCTGGAGAGGCAGCCCAGCagcagccaggaggaggaggaggaggaggaggaggagagagggatgaggaggaatGGCAGCTGAAGGAGGAGCTGATGGGGGCCTTCGAGGGGGCTCTGGACGTGGGGGGCAAGCGGGGCGACCTGAGGGGCATCCGCGTGCTGAAGAACGACCGGGTGATGGGGGCGGGCCGGAGCGGAGGAGGGCCCTGCTTCGGGAACTGTGAGGATGACGAGGGGGCTGAGTGG ATCACGTTCCAGGTGAAGCGTGTGAGGAAGCCCAAGGCAGACATCCCCGACGGCTGGGGCAGTGCTGAGGACACCCTGCAGGGGGAGACACTGCTCCCTGGAGGCCACTCTGTCCTGGAGATCAGCGGCCCCACCATCCCCTCCCCCGGGCCCTCGG ggcgaTGGAGGGACTACACCAGTCTGGGCTGGCCGGGGCCAGAGGAGTGCCAGAGAACTCGCAGGGTAGACCTTACCACCGTGGCCAGTACCTGGCTGGCAGTGTCTGCCAAGAACATCGA CATCACTGAACACATAGACTTTGCCACTCCACTCCAGGAGCCTGCGGTGGAGCCGTTGTGTAATGCCAACCTGGCTACCAGCATGCATACCCTGGATCACCTGTCTGGCGTGGCCAACCGCGCCGCCATCCACTACACTGGAGAGAGTCAACTCCGAGag GTGCTACAGAATCTGGGCAAAGATAAGTTCTCCCCTCAGTCCTTTGAGCAGGTGGGCACGCGCATTGCCAAGGTCTTGGAGAAG AACCAGACCTCCTGGGTGTTGTCTAGCATGTCTGCTCTCTACTGGAGGGTGAAGGGCCAGGGCAAGAGGGCCATCGACTGCCTGCGTCAAGCCCTACACTACGCTCCGCACCACATGAAG gacGTACCTCTGATCAGCCTGGCCAACATCTTCCAGAACGCACGGCTGTGGGACGACGCCCTGACCGTGGCCCGCATGGCCGTGGAGATCGCCCCGCACTTCGTCGTCAACCATTTCACCCTCGCCAACGTCTACATCGCCATG GAGGAGTTTGAGAAGGCCATGCGCTGGTATGAGTCCACTCTGAGGCTGCAGCCAGAGTTTGCCCCTGCCAAAGACCGCCTGAGAACCATCCAGTGTTACCTGCTAACCAAGAAGGATCGCCACCTGCCCTAA
- the ttc17 gene encoding tetratricopeptide repeat protein 17 isoform X1: MADFRKISPGSLPYVNVSRKVSVQGKVFILLCIILAEPGGATTHWVVTEDGKIQQQVDSPLNLKHPHDLVIFMRQETRVNYLKKLEKQLVAQKIHIEENEDRDTGLEQRHYKEDADCVTAKVPLGDLDLYDGTYISLESKDISPEDYVDLRSPLPPDLEKPDCARVFELPYSIHGFQHLRGVQERVNLTSPLLSKEDPIFGSLSHKLGRSIDEVGHRIQQGLLRNSSSWVLYDLASFYWRIKNEPRQAVDCVLRALHFSPRLHKDLALVNMANILHRAHFSADAAILAHAALDLTSDLLTSHYTLGNIYAMLGEYNHSVLCYEQALQAQQGFEQALRRKHAVLCQQKLEQRLEAQHRSLQRTLNELKEYQKQHDNYLHQQEALDKYKLLQEEQILRNIIHETQMAKEAQLGNHQMCHLGQQQSSLFCPFDLPVRYHRGDLFEHVHHIQFGEEVSVAGSVALVSEPSINQTTSPDLHPSVSGDPEPAALWGHQASPTEDIQRLLWPRRADCAHEFPGIPPAHLLPTFYLPPDTQGLSLQTVLYGTGPPPSSLATPDCGPLPQPPPADLPASVGWPMEDKELPDPHATQVLLSRSRGWSLEQAGTSIAQAMKKASAPGWLLQNEAALFWRAKGNGTSSLQCLRHSLASAPPPQRHLPLVNAANLLLRHGLSAHAHTLLEDALALNASEPHTLLSLVSVNLAQGNVTGALDLFRHTLALSASCAQCRASLPLLRCLQFYPFLYNLQRSPCPQGAVCVGEEDVTLQLDEWEAGRGQKQQKDPTTTAAQALPVSTVEEALLFQKVVLDSNGSGEAAQQQPGGGGGGGGGERDEEEWQLKEELMGAFEGALDVGGKRGDLRGIRVLKNDRVMGAGRSGGGPCFGNCEDDEGAEWITFQVKRVRKPKADIPDGWGSAEDTLQGETLLPGGHSVLEISGPTIPSPGPSGRWRDYTSLGWPGPEECQRTRRVDLTTVASTWLAVSAKNIDITEHIDFATPLQEPAVEPLCNANLATSMHTLDHLSGVANRAAIHYTGESQLREVLQNLGKDKFSPQSFEQVGTRIAKVLEKNQTSWVLSSMSALYWRVKGQGKRAIDCLRQALHYAPHHMKDVPLISLANIFQNARLWDDALTVARMAVEIAPHFVVNHFTLANVYIAMEEFEKAMRWYESTLRLQPEFAPAKDRLRTIQCYLLTKKDRHLP; this comes from the exons ATGGCTGACTTCAGGAAAATCAGTCCTGGGTCTCTGCCCTATGTTAACGTTTCGCGAAAAGTGTCTGTTCAAGGGAAAGTTTTTATCCTCCTATGTATAATATTGGCCGAACCCGGAGGAGCTACCACCCACTGGGTTGTCACTGAAGATGGAAAGATTCAACAGCAA GTTGACTCTCCTTTGAATCTTAAACATCCACATGACCTTGTCATCTTCATGCGACAGGAGACCCGTGTCAACTACCTGAAGAAGTTAGAG AAGCAGCTTGTCGCTCAGAAGATTCACATTGAGGAGAATGAGGACAGGGACACTGGCTTGGAGCAGAGGCACTATAAAGAGGATGCCGACTGTGTCACGGCTAAAGTTCCCCTGGGAGACTTGGATCTCTACGATGGTACCTACATCTCTCTGGAGAGTAAAGACATCAG CCCTGAGGATTACGTAGATTTGAGGTCCCCTCTACCCCCGGATCTGGAGAAGCCTGACTGTGCCAGAGTATTTGAGCTCCCGTATAGTATCCACGGTTTCCAGCATCTCCGG GGCGTGCAAGAGCGGGTGAACCTCAcatctcctctgctctctaaagAGGACCCCATTTTTGGCTCCCTGTCCCACAAACTGGGCCGCAGCATTGACGAGGTGGGCCATCGAATCCAGCAGGGCCTGCTGAGG AACTCGTCGTCCTGGGTGCTGTATGACCTGGCGTCGTTCTACTGGCGGATAAAGAACGAGCCCAGGCAGGCGGTGGACTGTGTTCTCCGTGCCCTGCACTTCTCACCCAG GCTGCACAAGGACTTGGCACTGGTGAACATGGCCAACATCCTGCACCGGGCCCACTTCTCTGCTGATGCTGCCATCCTGGCTCACGCTGCCCTggacctgacctctgaccttctcaCCAGCCACTACACCCTGGGCAACATCTACGCA ATGCTGGGGGAGTACAACCACTCAGTGCTGTGCTATGAGCAGGCCCTCCAGGCCCAGCAGGGCTTTGAGCAGGCCCTGAGGAGGAAGCACGCCGTCCTCTGTCAGCAGAAACTGGAGCAGCGCCTGGAGGCCCAACACAG gtCTCTGCAGCGCACGCTGAACGAGCTGAAGGAATACCAGAAACAGCATGACAACTACCTCCATCAGCAGGAGGCCCTGGACAAATACAAGCTGCTTCAGGAAGAGCAGATCCTCCGCAACATCATCCATGAGACCCAGATGGCCAAGGAGGCACAGCTGG GCAACCACCAGATGTGTCATCTGGGCCAGCAACAGAGCAGCCTCTTCTGCCCCTTCGACCTGCCGGTGCGTTATCACCGTGGAGACCTGTTTGAGCACGTCCACCACATCCAGTTTGGAGAGGAGGTGTCTGTGGCGGGCAGCGTGGCTCTGGTGTCGGAGCCAAGCATCAACCAGACCACCAGCCCCGACCTCCACCCCTCTGTGTCCGGAGACCCCGAGCCTGCAGCCCTCTGGGGCCACCAGGCCTCCCCCACCGAA gacattcagaggctgctGTGGCCTCGGAGGGCTGACTGTGCTCATGAGTTTCCTGGCATCCCCCCCGCCCACCTACTACCCACCTTCTACCTCCCACCTGACACACAGGGCCTCAG CCTTCAGACTGTGCTGTATGGTACcggaccccctccctcctccctggccACCCCAGACTGTGGCCCTCTGCCCCAGCCCCCTCCAGCTGACCTGCCTGCCTCTGTGGGCTGGCCCATGGAGGACAAGGAGTTGCCAGACCCCCATGCCAcccag gtgctgCTGTCTCGCAGCAGAGGCTGGAGTTTGGAGCAGGCTGGTACCAGCATAGCCCAAGCCATGAAGAAG gctaGCGCCCCTGGCTGGTTGCTCCAGAACGAGGCGGCTTTGTTCTGGCGGGCGAAGGGTAACGGTACCAGCTCACTGCAATGTCTGCGCCACTCCCTGGCCTCGGCTCCGCCCCCTCAGCGCCACCTGCCCCTCGTCAATGCTGCCAACCTGCTTCTGCGCCACGGCCTCAGCGCCCACGCACACACGCTGCTGGAGGACGCCCTGGCACTCAACGCCTCCGaa CCCCACACTCTACTGAGCCTGGTGAGTGTGAATCTGGCCCAGGGCAACGTGACGGGCGCCCTGGACCTGTTCCGCCACACCCTGGCCCTCTCTGCCAGTTGTGCCCAGTGCCGTGCCAGCCTGCCCCTTCTGCGCTGCCTACAGTTCTACCCCTTCCTATACAACCTGCAGCGCTCGCCATGTCCGC aggGTGCTGTGTGTGTCGGAGAGGAGGATGTGACTCTACAGCTAGATGAATGGGAGGCTGGCAGGGGACAGAAACAGCAGAAGGACCCCACCACCACGGCTGCCCAGGCTCTGCCCGTCTCCACTGTGGAGGAAGCTCTCCTGTTTCAGA AGGTGGTGCTGGACAGTAACGGCTCTGGAGAGGCAGCCCAGCagcagccaggaggaggaggaggaggaggaggaggagagagggatgaggaggaatGGCAGCTGAAGGAGGAGCTGATGGGGGCCTTCGAGGGGGCTCTGGACGTGGGGGGCAAGCGGGGCGACCTGAGGGGCATCCGCGTGCTGAAGAACGACCGGGTGATGGGGGCGGGCCGGAGCGGAGGAGGGCCCTGCTTCGGGAACTGTGAGGATGACGAGGGGGCTGAGTGG ATCACGTTCCAGGTGAAGCGTGTGAGGAAGCCCAAGGCAGACATCCCCGACGGCTGGGGCAGTGCTGAGGACACCCTGCAGGGGGAGACACTGCTCCCTGGAGGCCACTCTGTCCTGGAGATCAGCGGCCCCACCATCCCCTCCCCCGGGCCCTCGG ggcgaTGGAGGGACTACACCAGTCTGGGCTGGCCGGGGCCAGAGGAGTGCCAGAGAACTCGCAGGGTAGACCTTACCACCGTGGCCAGTACCTGGCTGGCAGTGTCTGCCAAGAACATCGA CATCACTGAACACATAGACTTTGCCACTCCACTCCAGGAGCCTGCGGTGGAGCCGTTGTGTAATGCCAACCTGGCTACCAGCATGCATACCCTGGATCACCTGTCTGGCGTGGCCAACCGCGCCGCCATCCACTACACTGGAGAGAGTCAACTCCGAGag GTGCTACAGAATCTGGGCAAAGATAAGTTCTCCCCTCAGTCCTTTGAGCAGGTGGGCACGCGCATTGCCAAGGTCTTGGAGAAG AACCAGACCTCCTGGGTGTTGTCTAGCATGTCTGCTCTCTACTGGAGGGTGAAGGGCCAGGGCAAGAGGGCCATCGACTGCCTGCGTCAAGCCCTACACTACGCTCCGCACCACATGAAG gacGTACCTCTGATCAGCCTGGCCAACATCTTCCAGAACGCACGGCTGTGGGACGACGCCCTGACCGTGGCCCGCATGGCCGTGGAGATCGCCCCGCACTTCGTCGTCAACCATTTCACCCTCGCCAACGTCTACATCGCCATG GAGGAGTTTGAGAAGGCCATGCGCTGGTATGAGTCCACTCTGAGGCTGCAGCCAGAGTTTGCCCCTGCCAAAGACCGCCTGAGAACCATCCAGTGTTACCTGCTAACCAAGAAGGATCGCCACCTGCCCTAA